In Fragaria vesca subsp. vesca linkage group LG1, FraVesHawaii_1.0, whole genome shotgun sequence, the sequence ATAAAAAGCAAGCCCCCTGGTCTCTTTGTATCATCTATCAGTCTCTCTTCTAGTCTTGTTATTACATACACTGCGAAAAATGGCGACTCTTCAAGTACCAGCTTGTGTTCCTTCTCCTGCTGAGGACGCTGAGCAGCTTAAGAAGGCTTTTGAAGGTCTTTTACTTCAACACTCTTAATCTCTATGACTATCGATCACTACATGCAATCATTCATATAATCTGATCTTGTTCTGCGTTTTGTTGGTTTGATTGATCTGGTCATGTGTCTGTTATGATCATCTGAAGTTTTGATCCATCTACTTGTGTATGGTTTTTACCTTTATGTGAATTCTGGGTACTGAGTATGACTTGGATGTTATCTTTACAAATTAAGCTTAGAATGTCAATGCTAATATGATCATGATGATGAAGGGTTTTTTGTTTGTCAATGTTCTTCGATTCATTATTGGTGGATCAAAGTTTAGATCTGGATAGTTTGATCAGTTATCTGGTGGAGCCAGTTTCAGGTTCACTGTTGACTGACAAGTAGCTTGAAATTTGAGATGTTGATTTTCATGTATTCTGATATGGATGATCTTGATCATCTAAAGATCGATCTTGTACTAAAATTTTTTTACTTGTGAGTTGTGATTATGTGGTTTCTGTGTTTAAGTATAATGGGGTTGCAACCTCTGTGAAATTCAGAATCATATATGACCGTAAAGATCAAGTAGGATCTTCTTTCTCTTAGAGTTTTCTTTCAATTTTGTTGTTAACATTTTCATTGGAGCAATGTATCAGATCTGGATCTGCTTAACAAATATTTTTTGTAGTCATTGATCACTATTGACTGTAAACTTTTCTGGCCACTAATTATGGCAAAAGCAAGGCCTTAGTGCTAAACCACTATATTCTTTATCTGACTTTTTCTGATTCATCCACTCTGATATCTATATCAATCGGTTCCTCTGGCACATTATTCACAAGTTGACCTCCTTCCTTGAATATTTCATTGGATCCTATTTTCTTAATTGGCAAATTTTTATTATTCTTTTGATTACTGTAGTTGAGGTGAGTAACCCACTTACTTTGAGCAGGGTAAACTATATATAGAGACAATTATGAACACTTGTTTTCTCAATTAAGATACTAAGTTTCATCTTATAAACATAATAATGGTTGCATGTATCACTCCTTAACTCTCAAAGAGTTTCGACTTTCCTAATTGCAGTAGTAGAGGAGTTGACCTTATTTAGATCATTGCCTCCTATTCTTAGATAGAATATTTCTGAGCTAACTTTGGTAATTTGTACGCAGGATGGGGCACAAATGAGGGGTTGCTCATTTCCATACTGGCTCACAGGAATGCTGACCAGAGAAGACTAATTCAGCAGACCTATACTGAAACTTATGGAGAGGATCTTCTCAAGGCACTAGACAAAGAACTCTCAAGTAATTTTGAGGTCCGATTTTGAATAATTTTTCATTTATAGATGCACACTATTTTGCAACTAATTATAAAGCAGCGTGTGAATGATGTATCTCATTTTAAAAGGATACTGATTGATTTTTTTTCATATTTTGTTGCATACCAGCGTGCTTTGCTGTTATGGACACTGCATCCTTCCGAGCGTGATGCAGTTTTGGCTAATGAGGCTATAAAGAGGTTCACTTCAAGCAATTGGGTTCTCATGGAAATAGCTTGTTCTAGGTCTTCACATGAACTCCACATGGTAAAGCAGGCTTACCATGCTAAGTTCAAGAAATCCCTTGAAGAGGATGTTGCATTTCATACATCTGGAGACTTCCGCAAGGTACAACTTTGAACTTCCAAAATGATTAGTCATTTTAATTGTGCTCTGAATTTTTTAGTTGGTATGTTGTAATGATTAGTCATCTTTTGTATTATCTATATTTAAACATGTTCACCTACAAAGTCACTTCTGCAGTTCTGCACATATATCCCAGACACTGACCTTCCTTCTGCGTTAAATTTTTTTTTTTTTTTTCTTCCTTTGCCTTGGTTGCAATTTATACATTTTAATTTATCATTTGTTTTACTCTTGACTCTGTTACAGCTTTTGGTTCCTCTTGTGAGTGCTTTCCGATATGAAGGAGATGAAGTGAACGTTACAGTGGCAAAAAGAGAGGCTAAGCTACTTCATGAGAAAATCAAGGACAAACACTACAATGATGAGGAGCTCATCAGGATCATCTCTACCAGGAGCAAGGCACAGCTAAACGCTACTTTCAATCAGTACAACAATGAGTTTGGAAATGCCATTACCAAGGTAACCATCTCTGCGAACATTCAGATAATGTGAAATGCCAGGAAATGTGGAGTTCAAAAATTGATAGATTATTGTATTCAGCTATTTCATTTGACCATGTAAACCACATCCTTAATTGGATTGCTGCTTGAGTGAAATTGCTTGTACTAAAACTGATAGTGTGGCATCTAATATGCAGGATCTGAAGGCTGATAAGGATGATGAATTCCTCAAATTACTAAGAGCAACTACCAAACTCTTGACCTACCCTGAGAAGTACTTTGAAAAGCTTCTTCGTTTGTGTATCAACAAGCTCGGGACAGATGAAGGTGCACTTACTAGAGTTGTTACTACCAGGGCAGAGGTTGACCTGCATCGTATTAAGGAAGAATACCAACGCAGAAACAGTGTTACTCTGGCCCATGCAATTCAAAAAGACACTAGAGGAGACTATGAGAATCTGCTTCTGGAACTGATTGGACATTCAGATGCCTGAGCTTTGCTGCAAAACCACCCAGAATAAAGATGAACAGAGTTTTAAGTTATTTGCAATGTCTTCTTTGCTTCAAAATGCATCTTTTTTATGGTTGTGTAGACCCTTGTCTATTTATGTTTCTAGTCTGGCAACAGGACAATTATGGATTGATTGAGTTGATGTTGTTTATGGATTGAGTTCCTGCTGTTATTGGATTTAGCCTTGAGTTATATATAATGAGTTTTAATCACCCTTGCCTCTTTTTCTCTATGAAGGAAGTGATAGTAAACTTATCATACTAGTATGTACGTAGTGGAACAATCTTGGAATATAAATCGAACTCGTTGCCCATTTTAGTGATCCATAGCTCCAAAGGTCCAAGTTTCAGCTTCATCATTAGCTACTCAAAAGCAATTTAAAACCAGGCATCAAGCACTATCAAAGATGAAAGAGAACATCCTTCTCGTATGAAATCCAAGTTATGACCCCATCAAACATGCTAAACTCATTACTTTGTTGGCAAAATTGGAATGTCAAAATGATGTCATTTTAAGATACACTCTTGCTAATCCAGCTTCTGTTGTAGCAGCTGCTGCTACTGCAGGGTCTGCAGCAATTCTAGACACCACTCATATATTTGCAAATGCAGATTATAATGGAGGTTGTAATAGGCAACATTCTCCTTGTGTTGTACTGAAAATCAACTTTGACAGGTTCAAATTAACTTTGTAATTAGCTAGAGGGCTTTTCATCGGAAATTCTGATGATGTTCCTCTAGATGCAGCTACAAATGAAGATCCGAACGACTTCCAGTTGTAGAAACACACTTTGAGACGACCTTTCTAAATTCTAGTGCCTTTCAAAATGGCTATCTTAGTTGAGGGCGATCTCAATCTTATCATTAACTGCGTCAATAGTGTCATTTCACCACCTTAAAGACTCATGAAGATTGTCTAAGACAAAAAAAGACTTGCACATAATTTCATGGCAATGTCTTTCAACCATATCAATGAAAAGACGAATTTTGTAACAGATGCAGTCGCAGACCTTAGTCATTGTTATTTAGACAGTTGATTGTGGATCGATACTATTTTCTTATTTCTTAAGGAACCTTCTAATACCTCCGTCTTTGACTCTCTAAACTTGAGTTGCCTCAATGACTTTAATATTTAGTTTATTTTGGACTTTTCTTATTAAATTACGAAAGCCAATCATTCAATTGATTTAGCAAAACAAAAAGGAAAAAAAAATTGTAATAAAAAAAACAAAAAAGGGAAAGAAAAAAAGTTAGTTATCATCACCATGGGGAGCCTAGAAGGCGCCACATATTCAGAACAAGCGTGCTGACTGCTGAGCTCAAATCCTGAGAAGCCGCGTCCGAGATTTCCAACGTGCGCTCCCGGGTCCCACTAGGTCAATGTGTAAATGCCGCGTCCAGGTTTTCCACGTGGCTCATCATCATCAGATAGGTACCTACATTATCTCCTAATTATCTACTCAGCCTAGGGATGGCAATAATCCCCAGCGGGTAGGGTACCCACGGGTATTCGACCCTAACGGGGNNNNNNNNNNNNNNNNNNNNCTTGAAGAGCTTGACTTTTATATGCCATGCAGTTTCCAGGGTAAGGCCAAGTCCTTTGGCACATTACGTACTGTCTCTCAAAAAGTATATATGCTCTTATCAAAAATCTTAAATTCAACTTAAGCTAATATTCGAGTGATCGACATCTTAAGTTGAATAATCATAGAAGACAATAAATCAAAACCAGGCTTCAAATGTACTGGCATGGGATGACAAATTGAGTCAAAAGTTAGGTATTTGTGATGGTGAATCTTAGATTCTCATGACCAGGTATTTTGTTTCAGTTTCTCCCAAGGAAGAAAATTTCGGTGATTACGGAAATTTCGACCCTCCAAAATATGGAAATTTCGACGGAAATTTCGGGGAAATATCGATTGTAGTAAAAAAAATGAGAAAATTGACGGAAATTTGAAGAAAAACAAGGAAATTTTAAACCAAACTTTAAGAGATGTTTGTTTTCTATATTATGTACTATATTTGAAATGAAAACCTTAAATAAATATTGATCTATTGGGAGTTTTAGTAAGTTAAAGTGAAAATGTTAGTGTTGAACCGTTAATAATTCTTAAAAGTTTACTTTAAACTTTTTATTTTATTTTTTTGTTGGCTGGAAACCTAAAGGGAGGCTAGGCCATCAAGCCTTATATACATATGATACATTTCACATAGAATTACATGAGTACTTTGAAACCACGTAGAAGACCTATGAGGTATAAAATTTTAAATTTTCACTATCTTTTTCGTCTCTCTATGTAGAGCCTTCAGTGTATTGTGAATAATATACCTCACTTTTGTAGTTTTGCATGTATTGACTAGGGATGGCAATAATCCCCAGCGGGTAGGGTACCCACGGGTATTCGACCCTAACGGGGAAGATATACGGGTATAAACGGGTAACGGGGATGGGGATTCCCAGTATTCAGATTCTTAAATCGGGTACGGGGCGGGTATGGTATTTTGATATTCGTCCCCATCCCCACCCATTAAAGATGAAAATAATATTATATATAATTATATAATTTATTATTATATATATTTATATATAATTTATAAATAAATATTTATGTAAAAAAATTTGTGACTCTCTTAATAAACATTTAATGGACCTTCCTTTTTATTATATATTATTATTCTCTTAATGAAATTTACTAGTATTGTTCTGTTTTAACCAAGACTTGTATTTTATTTTTATTGGAATGAAACCTTATTTATTTTGGTATTTGATTTTAATTTCATACTTTTATATAATTGTATTTCATATTTTTAAAAAAAAATTATTTAATACATAATTGTTAACGGATACGGGTACGGGTATGGAAATGTAATCCCCAAAGGATACGGGTACGGGGAATCCCCATTATCTAATTACGGGTACGGGGACGGGTACGGGGATGAGAAATATAAAAGGGTATGGGTACGGTATTTTGATCCCCATACCCTACCCTACCCATTGCCATCCCTAACTCAGCCTGTCAACACCAACTCTCATTTTTGTCCTGTCCAAAATCATCCCCCTTTTTTTACAGGCGGTAATTAGTAAATTTCCTGTTTCGGTCCTATAAAACCCAAACCCCCCCGGTCTCTCTTTGCACCACCAGTCTTCTTGTTACAGACACTGAGAAAAAAAATGGCGACTCTTAAAGTACCAGCTTGCGTTCCATCTCCTGCTGAAGACTCTGAGCAGCTTAGGAAGGCTTTTGAAGGTCTTTTACTTAACACCAAAATGCAGTCACTTTAAATACATACCCTGATCTTGTTCTGGCTGTTATTGTTTTGATTGATTTGGTCATGTCTCTGTTTTGATCTGATATGCTTGATCGATCATCTTAACTTTGATGCTTCTAGCTGTTTTCTTGGTGTTTTTTTTTTGCTTCCATGTGATTTTTTGTTCTATGTGTTATTGGGATTGCCATGTTTATAAAACTTACAATGTCAATGATAATATGATCATGATTCATATAGTTTTTTTCTTTTTCTCTCTCTCAATGTTCTTGGCAATGATCCTTTTTGGTGGATCAAAGTTTAGAACTTCAGATCTGGATTTTATTTTATAAGTTATCTTGTGGAACCAGTTTGTGGTTTGGAAGCTGGTGTTTGAAATGTTTTGTTACAATCTGATATGGACGATTTTGATAATCTAAAGCTTGATCTGCTTTGTGAGTTGTGATTTTGTGTTTCTGGGTTTTAAATGTAATGGGGTTGCAAACATTGTAAAGTTCAGTATGTTTGATCATGATGATCACGAATTCACGATGGATGTGTTAGCTTATTCTTTCAGTTTCACTGTTATCGTTATTGTTGGATAAAAGTGTTGGATCTAGATCTCTTTGACAATTATCCTGTGGAGTGATAAGTGAGGCTCACTATTGACTGGAACCTTCTTTAGCATATATTTAAACAATAGTGGTTATTAGATTTATGGCGAAAGCAAGGCCTTAGTGCTAAACCACTATACCTCTGTATGACTTTTTCCTAGTAATCCGCTCAAAACTATACTAGTTTCCTTGCTCATTGTTCACATGTTGACCACCTTCCTTGAATCTTTCATTGGTTCCTATATCTGATTGTGGTAGCTGAGGTGGTTTAACCGCTGTAAGCAGGAAAGTCATAAACTATTGACACAATTATGGACACTTGTATTCTCAATCAAGATAATAAGTTTCACTTTATAAAAGTAATAGTGAGTGGCTAGACCCTTGAGTCTCAAGAGATTCAAAGATTTTTCTAATAGCAGTTGGAGAGGAGGTGAAATGAAAAGGAGCTGACTTTTTCTAATAGCTGCATGTGTCTATTGATTTTATGGTCTTCTATTCCTGAACAGAACATCACAAGCTAACTTTTGTAATTTGTATGTAGGATGGGGCACAAATGAGGCACTGATCACTTCCATATTGGCTCATAGGAATGCTGATCAGAGAAGATTAATTCAGCAGACTTATGCTGAAACTTATGGGGAGGATCTTCTCAAGTCACTGGATAAAGAACTCTCAAGTGATTTTGAGGTTATATTTTGATTACTCTATTCATTTAGATAGAGGTAAAGCAGCCTTTTCTAGTTTCAAGTGCACTGATTTGTATGCTTGGTTTTTCTTATTTTGTTGCGCACCAGCGCGCTGTGATGCTGTGGACACTGCATCCTTCTGAGCGGGATGCAGTTTTGGCTAATGAGGCTACAAAGAGGTTCACTTCAAGCAATTGGGTTCTCATGGAAATAGCTTGTTCTAGGTCTTCATATGAACTGCTCCAAGTAAAGCAGGCTTACCATGCTAAATTCAAGAAATCCCTTGAAGAGGATGTTGCATTTCATACATCTGGAGACTTCCGTAAGGTACAACCTTGAAACTCCAAAATGATTAATCATTTGATGTGCTCTGACGTGGCTAGTTGGTAGATTGATATATATCTAAGTGTCCATATTATTCAAACATGTTCTTGATTATAAATTCAATTATTATCCTTCCAGATATTCTGCACCTTAATCTTAGACACTGACCTTCTGGCCTAGATTTTTTTTTTTTTTTTCCCTCCTTTCCTTGATTGATGTTTATGCATTGTTTCATCAGTTAATCAATATGTATGACTTAACTTTGACTCTGTTACAGCTTTTGGTGCCTCTTGTGAGTGCTTTCCGATATGAAGGAGATGAAGTCAATGTTACAGTGGCAAAAAGAGAGGCTAAGATACTTCATGAGAAAATCAAGGACAAACACTACAATGATGAGGAACTCATCAGGATCTTCACTACCAGGAGTAAGGCACAGCTGAATGCTACTTTCAATCAGTACAACAATGAGTTTGGAAATGCCATTACCAAGGTAATAAACATCTCCCTCTGATACATATGGTCATGCAAATAATTTGAAATGCCAGGATGTATACTCGCTCTTCATTTGATTTGATGATATCTTGCTGCTATTGAAACTGTTAATGTGGTATCTAATATCCAGGATTTGAAGGCTGATCAAGATGATGAATTCCTCAAATTACTGAGAGCAACTGCCAAACTATTGACCTTCCCTGAGAAATACTTTGAGAAGCTTCTGCGTCTGTGTATCAACAAGCTCGGAACAGATGAAGGTGCCCTTACTAGAGTCATCACCACCAGGGCAGAGGTCGACCTGCATCGCATTAAAGAAGAATACCAGCGCAGAAACAGTGTTCCTTTGGACCGCGCAATTGAGAAGGACACTTCTGGTGACTATGAGAAGTTTCTTCTGGCACTGCTTGGACAGGGAGACTGTTGAGCGTCGTTCCTATTCCCAGAATAATAATTATGAAGACAGTTCATGTTATTTGCCATGGCTGGTCTTTGCTTCTTTTTTTGGACTGAGCTAGTCTTTGCTTGAATTCATCTTTTATATGGTTGTGTGGACTCTATACTATTTATCTTGCTAGTCGGGCTACAGTAAGATTATGTATCTGAGTTGGTGTTGTTTATGGAGTTGCTTGGAGTTCTATATGTTAATTTTCAATTCTCCTCTTTTTCTTTCAGAAAATAATAATCTTACTACAGAAAATAATATTGAACAGTTGAACAGTCTGTAAGCTAACAAAATCTCTTGAATTCATACGTCGTTGCTCATCCGAGAGCAACATAGCTCCAGAGGTCCAAGTTTTGGCTTCAACCAGGCAGCATCAATGGTGAAGAGAACATCATGAAAAGATAGAAACTAAATACTACTACGAGTTTATCCATCAGACCAAGAAAAGAATCTCTAAGCTATTCCAGTAGAATGATTCGAGTTTTCTCACCCACAGAAATCCTATATTCCTCTAATTGCAGTCTTTGTATAAACTGATAGATTCGCTTTTACAGCAAAGGGACATGGACGGCAAATATGAAGTGCTAGATTCATTTTCATTTTATGTCAAATGCAGAATCTAACAATCTAGTGTTCAAACTATGGCTTATCCACCTGATTCATACCACACCAAAAATAAAGATCTGAACAATTAACTGCTGGCATAGTTTATAAAGATTGGTCCATGAACAAGTAATTAGTAAACACTACAGTAAAAAAAAAAAGAAGTAATTAGTAAACACATACTTGAAACTGATAAAGAAACTTGTAATAACTAAAAATAACCCAATTAGCCAAACCTCATGTTTTTCTGACTACAAGTTTTGCACTACTCGTCTATAAATATATCACTACTACCGTTTCAAAACTCAGGATGCTGATCATCACAAGGGTATGCAAGGGTTTTACATGTCAAAACAGAGTTCACACTGAGATCAACTTTATTTGAAATGACAGAAAGTGACCAGTTAGAGATTATGACAGCTTAAACCAATGATATGCTGCTCTCGCCGCCAGGGGGCTTGCGAACACCACCGAGATAGTCTCTTGATGCCGCCTTTCCATCAGCAAAAATGTTGCTGCCACTCATTTCTCTCAGCTTAGCTGTGCTCAGGGGCTTTTCAGCAGATCCCGGAGAAACATCTCCCTTAAATATGTCATTGCCTGTCAGCTCTGCAAACTTCTGGTTATGAATTTTCTTGGAAGTCTTGACAACAGGGTCCTCAGTGAACAAGATTTTACTCTGACCACCAGCAGGCTGTGTCAATGTAAAGAAATGTTTAATGTCAAGTTATAGAGGAAAAAAAATATCTTTTGAGATACTTCAGCATTATCCGTTTAGTATGATATGCCAGGGCACATTAATATGAAGCAGCAGATTCCCAATTTACTGTTTGAGTTCAATCTCACAACATGACATCTCATATCACAACATCAAATGCAAGACTTTTTTGACACAAGAACACTACCTAGCTCATAGTTTTGCATTAAAACCAGGTTTTAAGATTCTTTTTGGCCCTCTAACTAGTATAATCTTAAGTGCATTATGGGGGCGGATCCGTGACATACAAGAATAAAATCAAAATTATAACCAAAATATCAACCATTAGATCTATTAACAACTAACGGTTGAAATTAGTCATAAAACTAAATTTTTTTTTCTTTTCTTTTCTTTTTATTTAAATCAATTAAGGAAATCTATCTATTAAAAACATAATGAAAATTGATGATTACCTACTCTAATTTTGGAATACAATTAATAGGAAATTAATGGTTTCCTATTGGAGAAATTTTTAAGTGCTACGGGAGGACCATGTGGCAATCTGACGTGGTCCTACATTCCAATCAAATTTAGACACGTGGATTTTTTACAACTAAAATGTAAACTAATATTTTCTATTTTTTGTGAAATGACATTCATGGGTATTTAGCAAGTTCAACCTAGGGTTTAGGGTTTAGAGATTAGGGTTTAGGGTATAGGGTTTAAGGGTCTAGGGTTTAGGGTCTAGGGATTAGGGTTTAGTATTTAAAAAACAACATAAAACCCAAAATGGTCTTTAACAAAATAGCTGAAATAATTTTTCATGAAGAAAATCCACATGTCTAAATTTGATTGGAAAGTAGGACTACGTCAGATTGCCACGTGGTCCTCCCGTAGCACTGAAAAATTTCTCTTCCTATTGAAACTCATTTACTAGATAAAAAAGGAAAAAATAAATATCAGATGAAGTCATGAAACTCATTTCCTAGAGAGTACCATCATCATCTACCTCTTCTTCTTCAAAGAAAAAAAAATTATACAGATGATGTCTGCCACAACACGTTGGAAAACTTATGATCAGATTATGTATGGGAGTACTCATATCATCTTGTGCTATGAACAACAAGAAGCTTTTTATAAAAAAAACAAGAAGCTTTTGATAAAAAAAAACAAGAGGTTGAAATAAGTACATCTAAGGTGCACTAGATGCCACTTTCGACTACAGTCAATTTTCTAATGTGATATTTGAGACTTAATTTGTTTTATTTCCTCTCTAGTACATAAGTTTCAATAGGAAACAAATTATTTCCTCTTAATTATATTCTAAACGGAGAATAGTAATCATCAATTTTTATTTAGATAGATTTCATAATTTGAATTAAAGAAAAAGAAAAGAAAAGAAAAAAGATTTAGTTTTATGACCAATCTCAACCGTTAGTTGTTAATAGATCTAATGGATGATATTCTAGTTATAATTTTGATTACATCAAATGCAAGATTTTTTTGACACAAGAACACTACCTAGCTCATAAATTTTGCATTAAAACCAGGTTTTAAGATTCTTTTTGGCCCTCTAACTAGTATAATCTTAAGAGCATCTTTAACAGACTCTCTGCTTTAACTCCTTAGCTATTTTAGAGAGCGTGTTTAGCTTTTTTGAATGTTTAGGAGCTCTAGCAGACTAGCCAAACTTAAGCTATTATGACTTTTAGCTATCTCGTTAGCTATATTTAGCTAGCGAGATGACTCAGATGAGGCTAGCTATAATTTAATACATTCCTTGTAAGATATTTTATGTGATATATAAATATATTTAAACTATTTAATTTCTATTTGAAGAAT encodes:
- the LOC101298164 gene encoding annexin D2-like, with protein sequence MATLKVPACVPSPAEDSEQLRKAFEGWGTNEALITSILAHRNADQRRLIQQTYAETYGEDLLKSLDKELSSDFERAVMLWTLHPSERDAVLANEATKRFTSSNWVLMEIACSRSSYELLQVKQAYHAKFKKSLEEDVAFHTSGDFRKLLVPLVSAFRYEGDEVNVTVAKREAKILHEKIKDKHYNDEELIRIFTTRSKAQLNATFNQYNNEFGNAITKDLKADQDDEFLKLLRATAKLLTFPEKYFEKLLRLCINKLGTDEGALTRVITTRAEVDLHRIKEEYQRRNSVPLDRAIEKDTSGDYEKFLLALLGQGDC
- the LOC101297875 gene encoding annexin D1-like, with the protein product MATLQVPACVPSPAEDAEQLKKAFEGWGTNEGLLISILAHRNADQRRLIQQTYTETYGEDLLKALDKELSSNFERALLLWTLHPSERDAVLANEAIKRFTSSNWVLMEIACSRSSHELHMVKQAYHAKFKKSLEEDVAFHTSGDFRKLLVPLVSAFRYEGDEVNVTVAKREAKLLHEKIKDKHYNDEELIRIISTRSKAQLNATFNQYNNEFGNAITKDLKADKDDEFLKLLRATTKLLTYPEKYFEKLLRLCINKLGTDEGALTRVVTTRAEVDLHRIKEEYQRRNSVTLAHAIQKDTRGDYENLLLELIGHSDA